In Ipomoea triloba cultivar NCNSP0323 chromosome 7, ASM357664v1, a single genomic region encodes these proteins:
- the LOC116025886 gene encoding putative indole-3-acetic acid-amido synthetase GH3.9 — translation MMDGKKLEYKGEKALKEIERLTSNAGEVQEEILIRIMEMNGGCEYLKKFNLKNKNSSSSVQDLVSDFKRCVPVIAYEDIKPYILRIANGDHFSLITGQPITEMLCSSGTSGGEPKIMPSIAEDLDRRTFLYNLIMPIMDQYIPGMDGGKAMYLYFVKAEKSTPCGLPARSVLTSYYKSKHFKCRAFDPYNDLTSPDQAILCSDSNQSMYCQLLSGLVYRRQVLRLGAVFASAFLRAISFLQHNWPALCLDIRTGQLSGAITDSECRAAMSKILLAPDPELAGEIEEICGAPSWKGIVYRLWPKAKYIEAVITGSMSQYVPALRFYSDGKLPLICTMYASSECYFGVNLKPLSDPADVAFTLLPNMCYFEFIPLGDENGTFLSNLNKEEEESIPLVDLVDVRLGCYYELVVTTFSGLYRYRIGDVLQVTGFHNKAPQFKFICRRNVVLSIDTDKTNEEDLHRSITAAAKKLLEPHQALLVEYTSYADTSSVPGHYVIYWEIIMHAAAAIDDAQVLQDCCIAIEEQLDYVYRRCRRHDKCIGPLEIRVVKPGTFDLLMGNFINEGSSINQYKTPRCIKSNSALKILESNVRGRYFSPRDPAWTP, via the exons ATGATGGACGGGAAGAAGTTGGAATACAAGGGTGAGAAGGCGTTGAAAGAGATTGAAAGGCTAACGTCAAACGCCGGAGAGGTTCAAGAAGAAATTCTAATAAGAATAATGGAGATGAATGGGGGGTGTGAGTATTTGAAGAAGTTCAacttgaaaaacaaaaattccTCTTCATCAGTACAAGATTTGGTTTCGGATTTCAAACGTTGTGTGCCTGTTATCGCGTACGAGGATATCAAGCCTTACATCCTCAGAATTGCCAACGGTGACCACTTCAGCCTCATCACCGGTCAACCCATAACTGAGATGCTCTGCAG TTCAGGAACTTCAGGGGGAGAGCCAAAGATTATGCCGTCAATCGCTGAGGATCTTGATCGGAGGACGTTTCTTTACAATCTCATTATGCCGATTATGGACCA GTATATTCCCGGGATGGACGGGGGAAAGGCGATGTATCTTTATTTCGTGAAAGCCGAAAAGTCGACTCCGTGCGGTCTACCGGCACGGTCGGTGCTAACAAGCTACTACAAAAGCAAGCATTTCAAGTGCCGCGCCTTCGATCCTTACAACGACCTGACCAGCCCGGACCAAGCCATTCTCTGCTCCGACAGCAACCAAAGCATGTATTGCCAGCTCCTATCCGGCCTCGTGTACCGCCGCCAAGTCCTCCGCCTCGGGGCCGTCTTCGCCTCGGCTTTTCTCCGAGCCATCtccttcctccaacacaactgGCCCGCCCTGTGCCTCGACATCAGGACCGGGCAGCTCAGCGGTGCGATCACCGACTCCGAGTGCCGAGCCGCGATGTCCAAAATCCTCTTGGCGCCCGACCCGGAGCTGGCGGGCGAGATTGAGGAGATTTGTGGGGCCCCGTCGTGGAAGGGGATTGTGTACCGGCTTTGGCCTAAGGCTAAGTATATTGAGGCGGTTATTACGGGGTCCATGTCGCAATATGTTCCGGCTCTTAGGTTTTATAGCGATGGGAAGTTGCCGTTGATTTGTACCATGTACGCGTCGTCGGAGTGTTACTTCGGGGTCAATTTGAAGCCGCTGAGTGATCCCGCGGACGTCGCCTTCACGCTCTTGCCTAACATGTGCTACTTCGAGTTCATCCCCTTGGGTGATGAAAACGGAACGTTCTTGTCGAATCtgaataaagaagaagaagagtcaATTCCTCTCGTTGACCTCGTAGATGTTAGGCTTGGGTGTTACTATGAATTGGTTGTCACTACATTTTCTG GGCTATACCGGTACCGGATCGGAGATGTGCTGCAAGTGACGGGGTTCCACAACAAAGCGCCGCAATTCAAATTCATATGTCGCAGAAATGTGGTGCTAAGCATCGACACCGATAAAACCAACGAGGAAGACCTTCATCGGAGCATCACGGCGGCGGCGAAGAAGCTTCTGGAGCCTCACCAGGCGCTGCTAGTGGAATACACCAGCTACGCAGACACGTCATCGGTCCCGGGTCACTACGTCATCTACTGGGAAATCATCATGCACGCCGCCGCGGCCATTGATGACGCGCAGGTCCTCCAAGACTGCTGCATTGCCATCGAAGAACAGCTGGACTATGTGTACCGGCGGTGCAGGAGGCACGACAAGTGTATAGGCCCGCTGGAGATTCGTGTGGTGAAGCCTGGGACCTTTGATTTGCTAATGGGCAACTTCATCAATGAAGGGTCATCCATCAATCAGTACAAGACTCCCAGGTGTATCAAATCTAATTCTGCCCTCAAAATCCTTGAGTCGAACGTAAGGGGAAGGTATTTCAGTCCCAGAGATCCTGCGTGGACACCTTGA
- the LOC116023993 gene encoding translocator protein homolog: MKSNVVKTRRQKARRGLKSLGFALIFPLSLTLLDITLFGSSHLYRTMEKPFWFPRLWALHLSCLGSAFLMGLSAWLVWAEGGFHRHPVAMLLYVCQLGLSLAWDPVVFKAEATRIGMALCVALFGSLLGCSMVFKNVNPIAADLVKPCLGSALLLAVANLKLVYISEG, encoded by the coding sequence ATGAAAAGCAATGTGGTCAAAACAAGAAGACAGAAAGCCAGGCGCGGCCTTAAATCCCTGGGCTTCGCCCTGATCTTCCCCCTTTCTCTCACGCTCCTAGACATAACCCTCTTCGGGTCCAGCCACCTGTACAGGACCATGGAGAAGCCCTTCTGGTTCCCGCGCCTCTGGGCCCTCCACTTGTCCTGCCTAGGCTCCGCGTTTCTGATGGGGCTGTCCGCGTGGCTCGTCTGGGCCGAGGGCGGCTTTCATCGCCACCCCGTCGCCATGCTTTTGTACGTCTGCCAACTCGGCCTCAGCCTGGCCTGGGACCCGGTCGTGTTCAAGGCCGAAGCCACTCGGATTGGGATGGCCCTGTGCGTTGCCTTGTTTGGCTCCTTGCTTGGCTGCTCCATGGTGTTCAAGAACGTCAACCCCATCGCTGCCGACCTGGTGAAACCATGTCTAGGCTCGGCCCTCCTCCTGGCCGTCGCAAATCTTAAACTTGTATATATCTCTGAAGGATAG
- the LOC116024943 gene encoding uncharacterized protein LOC116024943, with protein MVETRRSSSSSKRPLPSPSSPLPNGKRSKATESLSSTDDMLGEKTPGAVNESGPESAEQEIRSADLDGTSALKSPDAPVPEKSPEAPLGGEPLVSPMILGDSAIDVDKVKGNGSALNRGKKRQLKSNVATAWGKLLSQYPQIPHVPLDQSTFTVGQGRQCDLCVDDPSVSKSLCNLKHIQREKGSSITLLEISGKKGCVQVNGKIYPKNSTVPLNGGDEVIFGSSGKHAYIFQKFTNEDISAASMPPSVSILEAHSGPVKGVNFEARSGDPSTVAVASTLASLSNLKKELLLLPPSVCNDNDIKQGPEMPALPAASGEPDKHDLDCDMKDVSDHNDAPLDEKSGAISPDSGNDNLNLENGAIDSYDGEIGKVTGAPQELRPLIHMLAGSSTPEFDLSGNISRIIDQRRELLKDFDPLISMSTRRQAFKDGLQQTILDSNNIEVSFEDFPYYLSEITKNVLIASTYIHLKCNKFVKCASELPTVCPRILLSGPAGSEIYQETLAKALAKYFAARLLVVDSLVLPGGSAKELDPVKEVSKPERTSVFTKRAAQAAVLRLNKKPASSVEADITGGSAISSHAQTKQEASTASSKNTFKAGDRVKYVGPLPTGFSLQTPARGPAYGYKGKVLLAFEENGFSKIGVRFDRSIPEGNDLGGLCEEDHGFFCAADFLRLDNSSIDDLDKLAINELFEVVSQECKSSPLILFVKDIEKSMVGNPEAFAAFKLKLEKLPENVVVIASYTQTDNRKEKSHPGGFLFTKFGSNQTALLDLAFPDNFGRLHDRSKETPKAIKQLSRLFPNKVMIQIPQDETLLSDWKQQLDRDIETMKSQSNAVNIRNVLNRVEIDCPDIETLCIKDTALTNESVEKIIGWALSHHFMHSSESSTKEGKLVISSESIRYGLSVLQGVQNETKSVKKSLKDVVTENEFEKKLLADVIPPSDIGVTFDDIGALENVKDTLKELVMLPLQRPELFCKGQLTKPCKGILLFGPPGTGKTMLAKAVATEAGANFINISMSSITSKWFGEGEKYVKAVFTLASKIAPSVVFVDEVDSMLGRRESPGEHEAMRKMKNEFMVNWDGLRTKDKERVLVLAATNRPFDLDEAVIRRLPRRLMVNLPDAPNREKILRIILAKEELSPNVDLEAIANMTEGYSGSDLKNLCVTAAHCPIREILEKEKKEKALAISENRPVPALHNSSDIRPLNMDDLRYAHEQVCASVSSESTNMTELLQWNELYGEGGSRKKKALSYFM; from the exons ATGGTTGAGACCAGAAGAAGTTCCTCTTCCTCCAAACGCCCCCTCCCTTCTCCGTCTTCACCTCTGCCCAATGGAAAGCGGTCCAAG GCGACGGAGTCTTTGTCATCCACTGATGACATGCTCGGGGAGAAGACACCGGGTGCGGTGAATGAATCAGGGCCGGAATCGGCGGAGCAAGAGATTCGATCAGCTGATCTGGATGGTACCAGTGCTCTGAAGTCGCCGGACGCGCCGGTCCCTGAGAAATCGCCTGAGGCTCCCCTTGGTGGTGAGCCTTTGGTATCGCCAATGATTCTGG GTGATTCTGCTATTGATGTGGATAAGGTGAAGGGAAATGGGTCTGCATTGAATAGGGGAAAAAAGCGGCAGCTAAAGTCTAATGTCGCGACTGCATGGGGAAAGCTTCTTTCTCAGTATCCACAA ATTCCCCATGTTCCCTTGGATCAATCTACTTTTACTGTTGGACAAGGCCGCCAATGTGATTTGTGTGTGGATGATCCATCTGTTAGTAAATCTTTATGTAATCTGAAGCACATCCAGAGAGAG AAAGGGAGTTCCATCACATTACTTGAAATAAGTGGGAAAAAAGGTTGTGTACAAGTAAATGGTAAGATATATCCAAAGAATTCTACTGTGCCATTGAATGGAGGTGATGAGGTGATTTTTGGCTCTTCTGGCAAGCATGCTTAT ATCTTTCAAAAGTTTACCAATGAAGACATATCTGCTGCAAGCATGCCACCTTCAGTTAGCATCTTAGAAGCCCATAGTGGACCTGTGAAAGGAGTTAATTTTGAGGCGAGGTCAGGGGACCCCTCTACTGTAGCAGTTGCATCTACTTTAGCTTCTTTATCAAATCTTAAGAAAGAGTTGTTGCTTCTACCTCCATCAGTTTGTAATGACAATGATATAAAACAAGGGCCTGAAATGCCAGCACTACCAGCTGCTAGTGGAGAGCCAGATAAACATGATTTAGACTGTGACATGAAGGATGTTTCTGATCATAATGATGCACCACTTGATGAGAAGTCAGGTGCTATATCCCCTGATTCTGGCAATGACAACTTGAATCTTGAGAATGGTGCAATAGATTCTTATGATGGAGAAATTGGGAAGGTAACTGGGGCACCTCAGGAACTGAGGCCACTCATCCATATGCTTGCTGGATCATCTACTCCTGAGTTTGATCTGAGTGGTAACATATCCAGAATTATTGATCAACGGAGAGAGCTTCTTAAGGATTTTGATCCTCTAATTTCAATGTCAACCAGGCGTCAAGCTTTTAAAGATGGGCTGCAACAAACAATACTTGATTCCAATAATATTGAAGTCTCATTCGAGGACTTTCCTTATTACTTGAG TGAAATAACAAAGAATGTTCTGATTGCTTCAACTTACATACATTTGAAGTGCAATAAGTTTGTAAAGTGTGCCTCTGAACTCCCCACAGTATGCCCAAGGATTTTGTTATCAGGTCCAGCAG GCTCAGAAATCTATCAGGAGACGTTGGCTAAGGCACTTGCTAAGTATTTTGCTGCTAGGCTTCTAGTAGTTGATTCTCTTGTATTGCCTGGT GGATCAGCAAAAGAACTTGATCCTGTCAAAGAGGTCTCAAAGCCTGAGAGAACAAGTGTGTTTACTAAACGGGCCGCGCAGGCAGCTGTACTACGCCTCAATAAAAAGCCAGCCTCAAGTGTAGAGGCAGATATAACTGGTGGTTCTGCTATAAGTTCTCATGCTCAGACTAAGCAGGAGGCTTCTACTGCCTCATCAAAGAACACATTCAAAGCTG GTGATCGTGTGAAGTATGTTGGTCCTTTACCAACAGGGTTTTCACTGCAAACTCCTGCAAG GGGTCCAGCATATGGATATAAAGGGAAAGTGCTTCTAGCATTTGAAGAAAATGGCTTTTCAAAGATAGGGGTCAGATTTGATCGATCAATTCCTGAAGGCAATGATCTGGGTGGTCTCTGTGAGGAGGATCATGGATTTTTCTGTGCTG CGGACTTTTTGCGCTTAGATAACTCCAGTATTGATGATCTTGACAAACTTGCAATCAATGAACTTTTTGAG GTTGTTTCCCAAGAATGTAAAAGTAGtcctttaattttgtttgtgaAAGACATAGAGAAGTCTATGGTGGGAAATCCTGAGGCATTCGCAGCATTCAAGCTTAAGCTTGAAAAATTGCCAGAGAATGTTGTTGTGATAGCATCCTATACCCAGACAGACAACCGCAAAGAGAAA TCTCATCCTGGTGGGTTTCTGTTTACAAAGTTTGGGAGCAACCAGACCGCATTACTTGATCTTGCTTTCCCG GATAACTTTGGTAGATTGCACGATAGAAGCAAAGAAACACCCAAGGCCATTAAACAGCTCTCCCGCCTATTCCCAAACAAAGTGATGATACAAATCCCTCAA GATGAAACACTACTATCAGACTGGAAGCAACAGTTGGATCGAGACATTGAAACTATGAAATCTCAATCAAATGCTGTTAACATTCGCAAT GTCTTGAATCGAGTTGAGATTGATTGTCCTGACATTGAAACATTATGTATAAAAGATACAGCATTGACGAATGAAA GTGTGGAAAAAATTATTGGCTGGGCTTTGAGTCATCACTTTATGCATTCTTCTGAATCTTCTACCAAAGAGGGCAAACTGGTGATCTCCAGCGAAAG CATTAGATATGGGCTTAGTGTCTTGCAAGGCGTTCAAAACGAAACCAAGAGTGTGAAAAAATCTCTTAAG GATGTGGTTACTGAGAATGAATTTGAGAAGAAACTACTTGCCGATGTTATTCCACCCAGTGATATTGGAGTTACTTTTGACGACATTGGGGCCCTGGAAAATGTGAAGGATACTTTGAAAGAATTGGTCATGTTGCCTCTTCAAAGACCAGAGTTGTTTTGTAAAGGACAGCTGACCAAG CCTTGCAAGGGGATATTGCTTTTTGGACCTCCGGGTACTGGTAAGACTATGCTTGCAAAAGCAGTTGCAACTGAAGCTGGTGCAAACTTTATTAACATATCAATGTCAAGCATTACATCTAAG TGGTTTGGTGAAGGAGAGAAATATGTCAAAGCAGTCTTCACTTTAGCTAGCAAAATTGCTCCTAGTGTTGTTTTTGTCGATGAG GTAGACAGCATGTTAGGGAGACGGGAAAGTCCTGGAGAGCATGAAGCTATGCgcaaaatgaaaaatgaattcaTGGTGAACTGGGATGGTTTGCGCACAAAGGACAAGGAACGAGTGCTTGTACTTGCGGCAACCAATAGACCCTTTGACCTTGATGAGGCAGTTATTAGGAGGCTTCCTCGAAG GTTGATGGTTAACTTGCCTGATGCTCCAAATAGGGAAAAGATTTTAAGAATAATATTGGCCAAGGAAGAGTTATCTCCTAATGTTGATCTAGAAGCAATTGCTAATATGACTGAAGGGTATTCGGGAAGTGATTTGAAG AACCTGTGTGTGACTGCAGCACATTGCCCCATAAGGGAAATTttggagaaggagaagaag GAGAAAGCCTTGGCAATCTCAGAAAACAGACCAGTACCTGCATTGCATAACAGTTCTGATATTCGTCCTCTTAACATGGATGATTTGAGATATGCACATGAGCAG GTGTGTGCAAGTGTATCATCAGAGTCGACAAATATGACCGAGCTTCTCCAGTGGAATGAATTATATGGAGAAGGCGGGTCAAGGAAGAAAAAAGCTCTCAGCTACTTCATGTAG